In Pseudochaenichthys georgianus chromosome 6, fPseGeo1.2, whole genome shotgun sequence, a single window of DNA contains:
- the kras gene encoding GTPase KRas isoform X1: MTEYKLVVVGAGGVGKSALTIQLIQNHFVDEYDPTIEDSYRKQVVIDGETCLLDILDTAGQEEYSAMRDQYMRTGEGFLCVFAINNTKSFEDIHHYREQIKRVKDSEDVPMVLVGNKCDLPSRTVDTKQAQDLARSYGIPFIETSAKTRQRVEDAFYNLVREIRLYRLNKLSKEEKTPRCVKLKKCVVM; this comes from the exons ATGACAGAATATAAGCTGGTAGTGGTGGGAGCTGGTGGTGTTGGCAAGAGTGCACTTACCATTCAGCTCATCCAGAACCACTTTGTCGATGAATATGACCCCACCATTGAG GATTCCTACAGAAAGCAGGTGGTGATTGACGGAGAGACGTGTCTGCTGGACATCCTGGACACTGCAGGTCAGGAGGAGTACAGCGCCATGAGGGATCAGTACATGAGGACAGGGGAGGGCTTCCTCTGTGTATTTGCCATCAACAACACCAAGTCTTTTGAGGACATTCACCACTATAG AGAACAGATTAAGCGGGTGAAGGACTCCGAGGACGTCCCCATGGTGCTGGTGGGGAACAAGTGTGACCTCCCGTCCCGGACAGTGGACACCAAGCAGGCTCAGGACTTAGCACGCAGCTACGGCATTCCCTTTATTGAGACATCAGCCAAAACCAGACAG AGAGTGGAAGATGCCTTTTACAATCTGGTACGGGAGATCAGGCTGTACCGGCTCAATAAGCTCAGCAAGGAAGAAAAGACtccgcgctgtgtcaagcttAAAAAGTGTGTTGTGATGTGA
- the kras gene encoding GTPase KRas isoform X2, which yields MTEYKLVVVGAGGVGKSALTIQLIQNHFVDEYDPTIEDSYRKQVVIDGETCLLDILDTAGQEEYSAMRDQYMRTGEGFLCVFAINNTKSFEDIHHYREQIKRVKDSEDVPMVLVGNKCDLPSRTVDTKQAQDLARSYGIPFIETSAKTRQGVDDAFYTLVREIRKHKEKMSKEGKKKKKKSKTKCTLM from the exons ATGACAGAATATAAGCTGGTAGTGGTGGGAGCTGGTGGTGTTGGCAAGAGTGCACTTACCATTCAGCTCATCCAGAACCACTTTGTCGATGAATATGACCCCACCATTGAG GATTCCTACAGAAAGCAGGTGGTGATTGACGGAGAGACGTGTCTGCTGGACATCCTGGACACTGCAGGTCAGGAGGAGTACAGCGCCATGAGGGATCAGTACATGAGGACAGGGGAGGGCTTCCTCTGTGTATTTGCCATCAACAACACCAAGTCTTTTGAGGACATTCACCACTATAG AGAACAGATTAAGCGGGTGAAGGACTCCGAGGACGTCCCCATGGTGCTGGTGGGGAACAAGTGTGACCTCCCGTCCCGGACAGTGGACACCAAGCAGGCTCAGGACTTAGCACGCAGCTACGGCATTCCCTTTATTGAGACATCAGCCAAAACCAGACAG GGCGTTGATGATGCCTTTTACACATTAGTGCGAGAAATCCGGAAGCATAAGGAGAAGATGAGCAAGGAGggcaaaaagaagaaaaagaagtcCAAGACAAAGTGTACACTTATGTGA